A section of the Phaseolus vulgaris cultivar G19833 chromosome 8, P. vulgaris v2.0, whole genome shotgun sequence genome encodes:
- the LOC137826411 gene encoding mitogen-activated protein kinase kinase kinase 18-like, translating to MTSWVRGKCLGKGAFGVVNAAVSKADGRVFAVKSVDRGAGLPRQLEALENEIRILKNVASPHVVAYLGDDVTCELGGTASFRNLHLEYMPGGTVADLDRADLDERSVRRYAWCLVSALRDVHARGFVHCDVKGRNVLLSGNRAAAKLADFGAAVEVGASPELLPRGSPMWMAPEVVRRERQGRESDVWSLGCTVIEIVNGKPAWEDRGVDTLSRIGYSDELPEFPSKLSEVGKDFLEKCLRRNWSERWSCDQLLQHPFLVPYAVVESSPRCVLDWVESEFAESEYNDREQERGWLEFNREENSVRNRISKLATVSRVNWETQGWVAVREVELNEESWASTRRSESEDGVNWEFSNVGRYSECWHCGGVNREIEKFDEERNRGGDWICDGHGLEKVGWVMGILSIYSCKTLMRCYLLLLIYLNILWFWVIYGVYLFTAPINWVDCRRN from the coding sequence ATGACTTCGTGGGTGAGAGGCAAGTGCCTCGGGAAGGGCGCGTTTGGCGTTGTCAACGCCGCGGTTTCCAAAGCTGATGGTCGCGTTTTCGCGGTGAAGTCCGTGGATCGTGGAGCGGGGCTCCCTCGCCAGCTGGAGGCGTTGGAGAACGAGATTCGGATTCTGAAGAACGTGGCGTCGCCGCACGTCGTCGCTTATCTTGGCGACGACGTCACGTGCGAGCTCGGCGGAACGGCGTCGTTTAGGAACCTTCATTTGGAGTACATGCCAGGTGGCACCGTCGCTGATTTGGACCGCGCTGACTTGGACGAGCGTTCAGTGAGGCGCTACGCGTGGTGCCTCGTGAGCGCCCTGCGTGACGTCCACGCCCGCGGCTTCGTGCACTGCGACGTTAAGGGGAGGAACGTGCTCCTCTCCGGCAACCGCGCCGCCGCGAAACTCGCCGACTTCGGCGCGGCGGTGGAAGTCGGAGCCTCGCCGGAGTTGTTGCCCCGCGGGAGTCCGATGTGGATGGCGCCGGAGGTCGTGCGCCGGGAGCGGCAGGGGCGGGAGTCCGACGTGTGGTCGCTCGGTTGCACGGTGATCGAGATTGTCAACGGGAAACCGGCGTGGGAGGATCGCGGCGTCGACACGCTGAGTCGAATCGGTTACTCGGACGAGTTGCCGGAGTTTCCTAGCAAACTGTCGGAGGTGGGAAAAGATTTTCTCGAGAAGTGTCTGAGAAGAAATTGGAGTGAACGGTGGAGCTGCGATCAGCTACTGCAGCATCCATTTTTGGTTCCCTACGCCGTAGTTGAATCTTCGCCACGTTGCGTTCTGGACTGGGTTGAGTCGGAGTTCGCGGAATCAGAATATAACGACCGCGAACAAGAAAGAGGGTGGTTAGAATTTAACCGCGAGGAAAATTCAGTTAGAAATAGAATTAGTAAATTAGCAACAGTATCGAGGGTGAATTGGGAAACACAGGGTTGGGTAGCGGTGAGGGAAGTTGAGCTAAACGAAGAATCATGGGCATCAACAAGAAGAAGTGAAAGTGAAGATGGGGTAAATTGGGAATTTAGCAATGTGGGGAGATATTCGGAATGTTGGCACTGTGGAGGGGTAAATCGGGAAATAGAAAAGTTTGATGAGGAGCGTAACAGAGGTGGAGATTGGATCTGTGATGGGCATGGGTTGGAAAAGGTGGGTTGGGTAATGGGAATATTGAGCATTTACAGTTGTAAAACTTTGATGAGGTGTTATTTGTTgttgttaatttatttaaatatattatggtTTTGGGTTATTTATGGTGTTTATCTCTTTACTGCACCAATAAATTGGGTGGATTGTAGAAGAAATTGA
- the LOC137823822 gene encoding probable protein phosphatase 2C 25: MSCSVAVSNSPVFSPSSSLFCSKPSIISSSPESLSLSLSHLKPSNTNTASSCSSPSAAPASSSPSSPFRLRLPKPPSVFSASSASSTSPNGTILKRKRPARLDIPVSSLTFGVPPTPSAAARDVVESEEDGFGVYCKRGRREYMEDRYTAGDNLRGQHKLAFFGIFDGHGGAKAAEFAANNLEKNILDEVIVRDEDDVEEAVKRGYLNTDSDFLKKDLHGGSCCVTALIRNGNLVVSNAGDCRAVISRGGVAEALTSDHRPSREDERDRIENLGGYVDLCRGVWRIQGSLAVSRGIGDRHLKQWVTAEPETKVLRIEPEHDLLILASDGLWDKVSNQEAVDIARSFLVGNNKSQPLVACKKLVDLSVSRGSMDDTSVMLIKLEHYV, encoded by the exons ATGTCTTGCTCCGTCGCGGTTTCCAATTCGCCGGTCTTCTCTCCCTCCTCTTCTCTCTTCTGCTCTAAGCCTTCCATCATCTCTTCTTCGCCCGAATCCCTTTCGCTCTCCCTCTCCCACCTCAAGCCTTCCAACACTAACACCGCCTCCTCTTGCTCTTCTCCTTCTGCTGCGCCTGCTTCCTCCTCTCCTTCTTCCCCCTTTCGCCTTCGCCTTCCCAAGCCTCCCTCTGTCTTCTCTGCCTCCTCTGCCTCCTCCACCTCCCCCAACGGCACCATTTTGAAGAGGAAGCGACCCGCCAGGCTCGACATACCCGTTTCCTCTCTCACCTTCGGGGTTCCGCCCACGCCCTCCGCTGCGGCGCGTGACGTCGTCGAGTCGGAGGAGGATGGCTTTGGGGTCTACTGCAAGAGAGGGAGGAGGGAGTACATGGAGGATCGTTACACCGCTGGGGATAATCTACGCGGTCAACACAAACTG GCTTTTTTTGGCATATTTGATGGGCACGGAGGTGCAAAGGCTGCGGAATTTGCTGCAAATAACTTAGAAAAGAATATCTTAGATGAGGTGATTGTGAGAGATGAAGATGATGTTGAGGAGGCAGTGAAGCGTGGGTACCTCAACACAGACTCAGATTTCCTGAAGAAGGATCTCCATGGTGGCTCTTGCTGTGTGACAGCATTGATCAGGAACGGCAACCTTGTTGTGTCCAACGCCGGTGATTGCCGTGCTGTCATTAGCAGAGGGGGTGTTGCGGAAGCCCTAACATCCGATCACAGGCCCTCAAGGGAAGATGAAAGGGACAGAATTGAGAACCTG GGTGGTTATGTGGATTTATGCCGCGGAGTTTGGAGGATCCAGGGATCTCTTGCAGTGTCTAGGGGAATTGGAGATAGACACCTGAAACAATGGGTGACAGCAGAACCTGAGACCAAAGTTCTCAGAATTGAACCTGAACATGACTTGTTAATCTTAGCTTCAGATGGACTATGGGATAAG GTTAGTAATCAAGAAGCTGTGGACATTGCTCGTTCTTTTCTTGTGGGCAACAACAAATCACAACCATTGGTGGCTTGTAAAAAGCTTGTAGATTTGTCTGTTTCACGAGGCTCTATGGATGATACAAGCGTTATGCTAATCAAATTAGAACACTATGTTTAG